A genomic stretch from Aedes albopictus strain Foshan chromosome 2, AalbF5, whole genome shotgun sequence includes:
- the LOC134286503 gene encoding uncharacterized protein K02A2.6-like, with amino-acid sequence MDDSRAVPAFRCDRIEASKLAREWKAWKKGLECYFAAYGVTDQKVMRAKMLHLGGSALQTVFKNLEDHDHVPLVTLVPRWYDAAIEKLDAFFEPRHQSTSERKKLRQMKQNPGERFADFVIRLKQQVAECGFEKYGAEIEQVLKSIHLTDAVVEGCSSNDVRRMILLKDLSFADIEAFGIAQEGVDQQLVEITTTQSEPRSTGNVYSASQSRDRFAAVKTTSSKMRLTKTCFNCGRQGHLSSSLACPARGKQCHSCKSYGHFEKLCRKRKPARTEASEKKQIRVIESVNHEAIEKATKCEETAAPDKVYYAFYSGNESNTLTCIVGGIPTEMLVDSGADANLISETAWIKMKDSQVSVKSSTKGSNRVLMAYGSNNPLTILGSFVADITAGVKTTQAEFLVVKGGQRCLLGDQTAKRLGVLQVGLHINRVESPLQPFSKIKGIVAHIRMDPDASPIFQPMRRIPLPLEEAVANKINELLQRDIIEHKTGPTSWVSPLVVVGKANGEPRLCLDLRRVNEAVLREHHPMPVVEDYMARLGRGTIWSKLDIREAFLQIELAEESRDVTTFMTNRGLFRFKRLPFGLVTAPELFQKAMDEMLAGCTGTYWYLDDIIVEGKDVEEHDKRLEKVLAILKDRGVELRWEKCELRVAELEFLGHQISEKGICPSESKVAASMSFREPQNEAETFEQGY; translated from the exons ATGGATGATTCGCGGGCTGTTCCAGCATTCCGGTGCGATAGAATCGAGGCCAGCAAGCTGGCTCGAGAATGGAAAGCGTGGAAGAAAGGATTAGAGTGCTATTTTGCGGCCTACGGCGTAACGGACCAAAAAGTTATGCGTGCAAAGATGTTGCACTTAGGTGGTTCGGCATTGCAGACGGTTTTCAAAAACCTGGAAGATCACGATCACGTCCCGCTGGTCACTTTGGTTCCTCGATGGTATGATGCGGCGATCGAAAAACTTGACGCATTCTTCGAGCCAAGACATCAAAGTACTTCCGAACGAAAGAAGCTCCGGCAAATGAAGCAGAACCCCGGTGAGCGATTTGCAGATTTCGTCATCCGTCTGAAGCAGCAAGTGGCCGAGTGCGGGTTCGAAAAATATGGTGCAGAAATCGAGCAGGTTTTGAAATCCATTCATTTGACGGATGCCGTTGTCGAGGGGTGTTCTTCGAACGATGTGCGCAGGATGATATTGTTGAAGGATTTGTCGTTTGCGGACATCGAAGCTTTCGGAATTGCTCAAGAAGGCGTGGATCAGCAGTTGGTGGAGATAACGACCACCCAATCGGAACCTCGTTCAACGGGAAACGTTTACAGTGCCTCACAAAGTCGGGATCGGTTCGCTGCGGTAAAAACCACTTCAAGCAAGATGAGATTGACGAAGACATGCTTCAATTGCGGTCGACAAGGACATCTATCAAGTTCGTTGGCGTGCCCGGCACGTGGGAAGCAATGCCACAGCTGTAAAAGCTACGGGCATTTCGAGAAGCTGTGTCGCAAACGAAAGCCAGCACGTACAGAAGCATCGGAGAAGAAGCAGATTCGAGTGATCGAGAGTGTCAACCACGAAGCCATCGAAAAAGCGACCAAATGCGAAGAAACTGCGGCACCCGACAAGGTGTATTATGCCTTTTACTCGGGAAACGAATCCAACACACTCACCTGTATTGTCGGTGGTATTCCAACAGAGATGCTGGTGGATTCGGGCGCGGATGCCAATTTGATCAGCGAGACAGCGTGGATCAAAATGAAGGATAGTCAAGTTTCGGTGAAGTCGTCGACCAAAGGGAGTAACCGTGTACTGATGGCGTATGGCAGCAATAATCCGTTGACCATTCTGGGATCCTTCGTTGCTGACATTACCGCCGGAGTAAAGACCACTCAAGCTGAGTTCCTCGTTGTCAAGGGTGGGCAACGTTGCCTCCTTGGAGACCAGACAGCAAAACGACTGGGAGTTTTGCAGGTTGGCTTGCACATCAATCGTGTCGAGAGCCCTCTACAGCCGTTCAGTAAAATAAAAGGAATTGTGGCACATATTCGTATGGACCCTGATGCTAGTCCAATTTTCCAACCGATGCGCCGTATTCCGTTGCCGTTGGAGGAAGCAGTTGCGAACAAAATCAACGAACTATTGCAGCGTGACATCATCGAACATAAAACAGGCCCCACTAGCTGGGTGTCACCGCTGGTCGTCGTAGGGAAGGCAAACGGTGAGCCGCGATTATGCCTCGATCTTCGGCGGGTGAACGAAGCAGTCCTCCGTGAACATCATCCGATGCCGGTGGTGGAAGACTACATGGCGCGATTGGGAAGAGGAACAATTTGGAGTAAATTAGACATTCGCGAAGCGTTCCTGCAGATTGAGTTAGCGGAGGAATCCCGAGACGTTACGACCTTCATGACAAACCGTGGGCTGTTTCGCTTCAAGCGATTGCCTTTCGGTTTAGTAACCGCACCTGAGCTTTTCCAAAAAGCTATGGATGAGATGTTGGCGGGATGCACGGGTACCTACTGGTACCTCGACGATATAATTGTCGAGGGAAAGGACGTTGAAGAGCACGACAAACGCCTTGAAAAG GTTCTGGCAATATTGAAGGACAGGGGAGTCGAGCTCAGATGGGAGAAATGTGAACTTCGTGTGGCTGAGCTAGAGTTCTTGGGGCACCAAATCTCGGAAAAGGGGATATGTCCTTCGGAGTCGAAAGTGGCAGCTTCGATGTCTTTCCGAGAACCTCAGAATGAAGCGGAG ACTTTTGAACAAGGGTACTAA